A genomic segment from Lutzomyia longipalpis isolate SR_M1_2022 chromosome 3, ASM2433408v1 encodes:
- the LOC129792360 gene encoding uncharacterized protein LOC129792360 isoform X1: MKCPWTLLVILVEIVAISQAIYDPADGGVKNRPIVREPLNRRPPFERLQEAPTTVPAVTIHDQYSQVSMQRSGRNFGRSDSSHVMRIARPGSQQVPVSQPAQSEDDRREPLAQFQLQRPMQAAPSTLQSRFQGDDKENEVGVSYGTECPAYATGQFPYVMDCRQFLNCWKGRGYIQSCPPGTLFNPETSACDNPSKVTCVTFDTAPHQQEFPSRQRPSSRLQFPPREDPSSIQGRFGDNPQGEPKCAPGSSGLTEHPYDCTKFLNCANGVTYIQDCGPGTVFNPIFSICDWPHKVDCGSKSSPDNQSGNRQPDYGEGKIDMRTDPDDDLSGAGSYSRGTYSRPQYASQSRRGTTENPQSVLVPSMELEPPKGNPYDRTKGSRTFGGNNPQTQENQPGYGRGQDPGYGRGQDPGYGRGQDPGYGRGQNPEYGRGQSPEYGRGQNPEYGRGQNPEYGRGQNPTYGRGQNPTYGRGQNPTYGRGQDDDEGQQQEPIFGQGQNPGNQPGFRPSPQGSSSGTLPVYNRQGGVSSSYNPQAVEIPSLDLQPPMESEKPGQQSSRQYPIYVRPGTQNPQSGTPSDTLQPPPYPTQDGRQDGRQDGRQYPQSSHSRGGDNDQDSSRTFVIGLIPPPTQNQGRENTKWSDSEQRVVNQWQLPWQDTSTEKAEEATTFFPSYNRKFYNQQNAAPTSQAQQTQIPVSEALQALLRPYMRGSHSSQVDLTNLTGMLTTTLPPMVGEQEGLNQGGAWVPHPQGPTESGELPDGTVMPPGHSLEWHRAHPNVPLPGQHNHDRLPDGSYVPPGHSLEWHRAHPDVPLPGQQHSHGGHHGRFHGHHHSHHHGHHHGHHHSHHRPNHRHRGREPESTTPITETLSTPNPSFDVRFDRQPSTPGFVPLPPSMTSQVGAALCVGQFNCSNDFCVPQDAICDGKNDCGNWKDESDCDHIGFEMRLSSDQGAAHEGRLEVKVFGQWGYVCDDKFDMRDADVICRELGFPLGAAEVRGNSYYPPHQSMLRGDDSAIFLVDELDCRGSEKSLRECDFSGWGVHDCNAEEVVGVVCKVPVMTCPLDYWLCDTSQECIPMSFLCDNVPDCTDHSDEDQKHCAAAVEVRLVGGQSNQEGRVEIKYREIWGTICDDDFNAEEAAVVCRSLGFHGPAQVLKNTFGPGSGIIWLDQVDCVGNETSIEDCSHWHWGEHNCAHTEDVGIRCSHGQPTQYSGRHLNTQQFSSQLDSRISVTIPEGSIKVQFPPAECGQVKVTPRENEWGRNVGYKVINGTHAQPGFHPWQAAIRVRGQGKSSHWCGAVLISEQHLLTAAHCLVGFPKGAYFIRLGDHHAEVVEPTEVEAFIENLYIHEDFRSGHHMNNDIAIIVLKKPVPYTDYIQPICLPTRNTYYFPGMTCTISGWGSIQSGKSNVSAASLELRAGTVPILSDDTCREPHVYGNVITGGMFCAGSLDEGVDSCMGDSGGGLVCQSEGIHKLYGIISWGQHCGYANKPGVYVKVAEYIDWIWDKLNGTATPVAL; the protein is encoded by the exons ATGAAGTGTCCATGGACACTGTTGGTGATCCTCGTGGAGATCGTAGCTATATCCCAAGCG ATCTACGATCCAGCTGATGGAGGTGTTAAAAATCGCCCAATTGTGCGTGAACCGCTCAACAGGAGACCACCCTTTGAGCGTCTTCAGGAAGCCCCGACTACTGTGCCAGCAGTAACGATCCACGATCAGTACAGTCAGGTGTCGATGCAACGATCAGGAAGAAATTTTGGTCGTAGCGATAGTTCACATGTGATGAGAATAGCTAGGCCTGGATCGCAACAGGTGCCTGTTTCTCAACCTGCTCAATCAGAGGACGATCGAAGGGAGCCTCTAGCCCAATTCCAACTGCAGCGTCCCATGCAGGCTGCTCCATCTACGCTACAGTCGCGTTTCCAGGGCGACGACAAGGAGAATGAAGTTGGAGTGAGTTATGGAACAGAATGCCCAGCTTATGCAACTGGACAGTTTCCCTATGTGATGGATTGTCGGCAGTTCCTAAATTGCTGGAAGGGTCGTGGGTACATTCAGAGCTGTCCACCGGGGACACTCTTCAATCCTGAAACAAGTGCATGCGATAATCCATCCAAAGTAACTTGCGTTACCTTTGACACAGCACCACATCAGCAGGAATTCCCATCCCGGCAGAGACCCTCAAGTAGGCTTCAGTTTCCACCACGGGAAGATCCTTCGTCAATCCAGGGAAGATTCGGTGACAACCCTCAAGGTGAGCCTAAATGCGCTCCAGGATCGTCAGGATTGACTGAGCATCCCTACGATTGCACAAAGTTCCTCAATTGCGCCAATGGTGTTACCTACATTCAAGATTGTGGACCAGGAACTGTCTTCAATCCCATCTTTAGCATCTGCGACTGGCCACACAAAGTCGACTGTGGCTCAAAATCATCCCCGGATAATCAATCTGGAAATAGGCAGCCAGATTACGGAGAAGGAAAGATTGATATGAGAACTGATCCTGATGATGATCTCTCAGGAGCTGGAAGTTATTCTCGAGGAACCTACAGTAGACCACAGTATGCCAGTCAGTCTAGGAGAGGCACAACGGAGAATCCACAGTCTGTTTTAGTTCCGTCGATGGAACTGGAGCCACCGAAAGGGAATCCTTATGATCGGACTAAAGGATCGAGGACTTTTGGTGGAAATAATCCTCAAACTCAGGAGAATCAACCAGGATACGGACGTGGACAAGATCCTGGTTACGGACGTGGACAAGATCCTGGCTATGGACGTGGACAAGATCCTGGTTACGGACGGGGTCAAAATCCTGAGTATGGACGTGGTCAAAGTCCTGAGTATGGACGTGGTCAAAATCCTGAATACGGACGTGGTCAAAATCCTGAATACGGACGTGGTCAAAACCCTACGTATGGACGTGGTCAAAACCCTACGTATGGACGTGGTCAAAACCCAACATACGGCCGTGGTCAAGATGATGATGAAGGACAACAGCAGGAGCCTATATTTGGACAAGGTCAGAACCCTGGCAATCAACCAGGATTCAGACCTTCACCTCAAGGCAGTTCCAGTGGAACATTACCGGTTTACAATCGGCAAGGAGGTGTCAGTAGTTCCTACAATCCTCAAGCTGTTGAGATTCCTTCGCTGGATCTTCAACCTCCGATGGAATCTGAGAAACCAGGACAGCAAAGTTCACGACAGTACCCCATCTACGTACGTCCAGGAACTCAAAATCCTCAATCTGGGACTCCTTCAGATACTCTTCAACCTCCACCATATCCAACTCAAGATGGCCGTCAAGATGGCCGACAAGATGGACGCCAATACCCTCAATCCAGCCATAGTAGAGGAGGTGATAATGATCAAGATTCCAGCAGAACCTTCGTGATCGGCCTTATTCCTCCACCAACTCAGAATCAGGgtcgtgaaaatacaaaatggtCAGATTCAGAGCAGAGGGTAGTCAATCAGTGGCAGCTTCCATGGCAAGATACGTCAACGGAAAAAGCAGAAGAGGCCACAACTTTCTTCCCCAGCTACAATCGGAAGTTCTACAATCAGCAAAATGCAGCTCCGACATCTCAAGCCCAGCAAACTCAAATTCCCGTCAGTGAGGCTCTTCAGGCTCTCTTGAGGCCCTACATGCGAGGATCCCATAGCTCTCAAGTTGATTTAACGAATCTCACGGGAATGCTCACAACAACCTTACCACCTATGGTTGGGGAGCAGGAGGGATTGAATCAGGGAGGAGCGTGGGTGCCACATCCCCAAGGGCCAACAGAGTCAGGAGAACTTCCGGATGGGACAGTTATGCCTCCAGGGCACAGTCTTGAGTGGCACAGGGCGCATCCAAATGTTCCCCTTCCTGGTCAGCACAATCACGACCGTTTACCGGACGGAAGTTACGTGCCACCTGGTCATAGCCTCGAATGGCATCGTGCACATCCGGACGTTCCCCTTCCTGGGCAGCAACACAGTCATGGTGGTCATCATGGGCGCTTCCATGGGCATCATCATAGTCACCACCATGGCCATCATCACGGACATCACCACAGCCATCATCGGCCGAACCATAGACATCGCGGCAGGGAACCTGAGAGCACAACTCCCATCACAGAGACACTCTCAACGCCAAATCCCTCATTTGACGTGAGATTTGATCGACAACCTTCCACTCCGGGATTTGTTCCTCTGCCACCATCGATGACCAGCCAGGTGGGAGCAGCTCTCTGTGTGGGACAGTTCAATTGCTCCAACGACTTCTGTGTGCCGCAGGATGCAATTTGCGATGGGAAGAATGACTGTGGGAACTGGAAGGATGAGTCTGATTGTGATCACATTGG CTTCGAAATGAGACTCTCCAGCGATCAGGGAGCAGCCCACGAGGGACGTTTGGAGGTGAAAGTTTTCGGGCAATGGGGCTACGTTTGTGATGACAAATTCGACATGCGGGATGCAGATGTAATCTGCCGGGAACTGGGATTCCCCCTGGGAGCTGCAGAAGTTCGTGGGAATTCCTACTATCCGCCGCATCAGAGTATGCTTCGTGGGGATGACAGTGCAATCTTCCTGGTGGACGAACTAGACTGTCGTGGTAGTGAGAAGTCGCTCCGGGAATGTGATTTCAGCGGTTGGGGCGTCCACGATTGCAATGCTGAGGAAGTCGTGGGAGTTGTGTGCAAAGTTCCCGTGATGACGTGCCCCCTGGACTACTGGCTGTGTGACACATCGCAGGAATGCATCCCAATGAGCTTCCTGTGTGACAACGTGCCGGACTGTACGGATCATTCGGATGAGGATCAGAAGCACTGTGCTGCAGCTGTGGAGGTGCGTCTTGTGGGTGGGCAGAGCAATCAAGAGGGACGTGTGGAGATTAAGTATCGTGAGATTTGGGGCACAATTTGCGATGATGATTTCAATGCCGAAGAAGCGGCTGTTGTTTGTCGATCTCTTGGCTTCCACGGGCCAGCACAGGTGCTGAAGAATACCTTTGGTCCGGGCAGTGGGATTATCTGGCTGGATCAGGTGGATTGTGTGGGCAATGAGACTTCCATTGAAGACTGCTCCCACTGGCATTGGGGAGAGCATAATTGCGCCCACACGGAAGACGTGGGGATCCGATGTTCACACGGACAACCAACGCAGTACAGCGGAAGGCATCTCAATACCCAACAGTTCTCTTCCCAGCTTGACTCGAGGATTTCTGTGACCATCCCTGAGGGGAGTATCAAAGTTCAATTCCCTCCAGCTGAATGTGGTCAGGTTAAGGTAACGCCCAGGGAGAATGAATGGGGCAGGAATGTTGGGTACAAAGTGATCAACGGCACACATGCTCAGCCGGGATTCCATCCCTGGCAGGCAGCCATCCGTGTTCGTGGTCAGGGGAAATCTTCCCATTGGTGTGGAGCAGTTCTCATCTCTGAGCAGCATCTCCTAACAGCTGCCCACTGTCTTGTGGGCTTCCCCAAGGGTGCCTACTTCATTCGCCTCGGTGATCATCACGCAGAAGTGGTGGAACCCACAGAGGTGGAGGCATTCATTGAGAATCTCTATATCCACGAGGACTTCCGCAGTGGGCATCACATGAACAACGACATTGCCATCATTGTACTGAAGAAGCCCGTTCCCTACACAGACTACATTCAGCCCATTTGTCTGCCCACACGGAACACCTACTACTTCCCAGGGATGACGTGCACCATCTCCGGCTGGGGATCAATCCAGTCCGGCAAGTCAA ATGTTTCAGCTGCTTCCCTGGAGCTCAGAGCAGGCACAGTGCCGATTCTCTCAGACGACACCTGCCGGGAGCCCCATGTCTACGGGAATGTCATCACGGGTGGGATGTTCTGTGCTGGGAGTCTCGATGAAGGAGTTGATTCATGTATGGGTGATTCTGGTGGTGGACTTGTGTGCCAAAGTgaag GAATCCACAAGTTGTACGGAATCATCTCGTGGGGTCAGCACTGTGGCTATGCCAATAAACCCGGTGTGTACGTGAAGGTGGCGGAGTATATCGATTGGATTTGGGACAAACTCAACGGTACTGCTACTCCGGTTGCTCTCTGA
- the LOC129792360 gene encoding uncharacterized protein LOC129792360 isoform X2: protein MKCPWTLLVILVEIVAISQAIYDPADGGVKNRPIVREPLNRRPPFERLQEAPTTVPAVTIHDQYSQVSMQRSGRNFGRSDSSHVMRIARPGSQQVPVSQPAQSEDDRREPLAQFQLQRPMQAAPSTLQSRFQGDDKENEVGVSYGTECPAYATGQFPYVMDCRQFLNCWKGRGYIQSCPPGTLFNPETSACDNPSKVTCVTFDTAPHQQEFPSRQRPSSRLQFPPREDPSSIQGRFGDNPQGEPKCAPGSSGLTEHPYDCTKFLNCANGVTYIQDCGPGTVFNPIFSICDWPHKVDCGSKSSPDNQSGNRQPDYGEGKIDMRTDPDDDLSGAGSYSRGTYSRPQYASQSRRGTTENPQSVLVPSMELEPPKGNPYDRTKGSRTFGGNNPQTQENQPGYGRGQDPGYGRGQDPGYGRGQDPGYGRGQNPEYGRGQSPEYGRGQNPEYGRGQNPEYGRGQNPTYGRGQNPTYGRGQNPTYGRGQDDDEGQQQEPIFGQGQNPGNQPGFRPSPQGSSSGTLPVYNRQGGVSSSYNPQAVEIPSLDLQPPMESEKPGQQSSRQYPIYVRPGTQNPQSGTPSDTLQPPPYPTQDGRQDGRQDGRQYPQSSHSRGGDNDQDSSRTFVIGLIPPPTQNQGRENTKWSDSEQRVVNQWQLPWQDTSTEKAEEATTFFPSYNRKFYNQQNAAPTSQAQQTQIPVSEALQALLRPYMRGSHSSQVDLTNLTGMLTTTLPPMVGEQEGLNQGGAWVPHPQGPTESGELPDGTVMPPGHSLEWHRAHPNVPLPGQHNHDRLPDGSYVPPGHSLEWHRAHPDVPLPGQQHSHGGHHGRFHGHHHSHHHGHHHGHHHSHHRPNHRHRGREPESTTPITETLSTPNPSFDVRFDRQPSTPGFVPLPPSMTSQVGAALCVGQFNCSNDFCVPQDAICDGKNDCGNWKDESDCDHIGFEMRLSSDQGAAHEGRLEVKVFGQWGYVCDDKFDMRDADVICRELGFPLGAAEVRGNSYYPPHQSMLRGDDSAIFLVDELDCRGSEKSLRECDFSGWGVHDCNAEEVVGVVCKVPVMTCPLDYWLCDTSQECIPMSFLCDNVPDCTDHSDEDQKHCAAAVEVRLVGGQSNQEGRVEIKYREIWGTICDDDFNAEEAAVVCRSLGFHGPAQVLKNTFGPGSGIIWLDQVDCVGNETSIEDCSHWHWGEHNCAHTEDVGIRCSHGQPTQYSGRHLNTQQFSSQLDSRISVTIPEGSIKVQFPPAECGQVKVTPRENEWGRNVGYKVINGTHAQPGFHPWQAAIRVRGQGKSSHWCGAVLISEQHLLTAAHCLVGFPKGAYFIRLGDHHAEVVEPTEVEAFIENLYIHEDFRSGHHMNNDIAIIVLKKPVPYTDYIQPICLPTRNTYYFPGMTCTISGWGSIQSGKSTASLELRAGTVPILSDDTCREPHVYGNVITGGMFCAGSLDEGVDSCMGDSGGGLVCQSEGIHKLYGIISWGQHCGYANKPGVYVKVAEYIDWIWDKLNGTATPVAL from the exons ATGAAGTGTCCATGGACACTGTTGGTGATCCTCGTGGAGATCGTAGCTATATCCCAAGCG ATCTACGATCCAGCTGATGGAGGTGTTAAAAATCGCCCAATTGTGCGTGAACCGCTCAACAGGAGACCACCCTTTGAGCGTCTTCAGGAAGCCCCGACTACTGTGCCAGCAGTAACGATCCACGATCAGTACAGTCAGGTGTCGATGCAACGATCAGGAAGAAATTTTGGTCGTAGCGATAGTTCACATGTGATGAGAATAGCTAGGCCTGGATCGCAACAGGTGCCTGTTTCTCAACCTGCTCAATCAGAGGACGATCGAAGGGAGCCTCTAGCCCAATTCCAACTGCAGCGTCCCATGCAGGCTGCTCCATCTACGCTACAGTCGCGTTTCCAGGGCGACGACAAGGAGAATGAAGTTGGAGTGAGTTATGGAACAGAATGCCCAGCTTATGCAACTGGACAGTTTCCCTATGTGATGGATTGTCGGCAGTTCCTAAATTGCTGGAAGGGTCGTGGGTACATTCAGAGCTGTCCACCGGGGACACTCTTCAATCCTGAAACAAGTGCATGCGATAATCCATCCAAAGTAACTTGCGTTACCTTTGACACAGCACCACATCAGCAGGAATTCCCATCCCGGCAGAGACCCTCAAGTAGGCTTCAGTTTCCACCACGGGAAGATCCTTCGTCAATCCAGGGAAGATTCGGTGACAACCCTCAAGGTGAGCCTAAATGCGCTCCAGGATCGTCAGGATTGACTGAGCATCCCTACGATTGCACAAAGTTCCTCAATTGCGCCAATGGTGTTACCTACATTCAAGATTGTGGACCAGGAACTGTCTTCAATCCCATCTTTAGCATCTGCGACTGGCCACACAAAGTCGACTGTGGCTCAAAATCATCCCCGGATAATCAATCTGGAAATAGGCAGCCAGATTACGGAGAAGGAAAGATTGATATGAGAACTGATCCTGATGATGATCTCTCAGGAGCTGGAAGTTATTCTCGAGGAACCTACAGTAGACCACAGTATGCCAGTCAGTCTAGGAGAGGCACAACGGAGAATCCACAGTCTGTTTTAGTTCCGTCGATGGAACTGGAGCCACCGAAAGGGAATCCTTATGATCGGACTAAAGGATCGAGGACTTTTGGTGGAAATAATCCTCAAACTCAGGAGAATCAACCAGGATACGGACGTGGACAAGATCCTGGTTACGGACGTGGACAAGATCCTGGCTATGGACGTGGACAAGATCCTGGTTACGGACGGGGTCAAAATCCTGAGTATGGACGTGGTCAAAGTCCTGAGTATGGACGTGGTCAAAATCCTGAATACGGACGTGGTCAAAATCCTGAATACGGACGTGGTCAAAACCCTACGTATGGACGTGGTCAAAACCCTACGTATGGACGTGGTCAAAACCCAACATACGGCCGTGGTCAAGATGATGATGAAGGACAACAGCAGGAGCCTATATTTGGACAAGGTCAGAACCCTGGCAATCAACCAGGATTCAGACCTTCACCTCAAGGCAGTTCCAGTGGAACATTACCGGTTTACAATCGGCAAGGAGGTGTCAGTAGTTCCTACAATCCTCAAGCTGTTGAGATTCCTTCGCTGGATCTTCAACCTCCGATGGAATCTGAGAAACCAGGACAGCAAAGTTCACGACAGTACCCCATCTACGTACGTCCAGGAACTCAAAATCCTCAATCTGGGACTCCTTCAGATACTCTTCAACCTCCACCATATCCAACTCAAGATGGCCGTCAAGATGGCCGACAAGATGGACGCCAATACCCTCAATCCAGCCATAGTAGAGGAGGTGATAATGATCAAGATTCCAGCAGAACCTTCGTGATCGGCCTTATTCCTCCACCAACTCAGAATCAGGgtcgtgaaaatacaaaatggtCAGATTCAGAGCAGAGGGTAGTCAATCAGTGGCAGCTTCCATGGCAAGATACGTCAACGGAAAAAGCAGAAGAGGCCACAACTTTCTTCCCCAGCTACAATCGGAAGTTCTACAATCAGCAAAATGCAGCTCCGACATCTCAAGCCCAGCAAACTCAAATTCCCGTCAGTGAGGCTCTTCAGGCTCTCTTGAGGCCCTACATGCGAGGATCCCATAGCTCTCAAGTTGATTTAACGAATCTCACGGGAATGCTCACAACAACCTTACCACCTATGGTTGGGGAGCAGGAGGGATTGAATCAGGGAGGAGCGTGGGTGCCACATCCCCAAGGGCCAACAGAGTCAGGAGAACTTCCGGATGGGACAGTTATGCCTCCAGGGCACAGTCTTGAGTGGCACAGGGCGCATCCAAATGTTCCCCTTCCTGGTCAGCACAATCACGACCGTTTACCGGACGGAAGTTACGTGCCACCTGGTCATAGCCTCGAATGGCATCGTGCACATCCGGACGTTCCCCTTCCTGGGCAGCAACACAGTCATGGTGGTCATCATGGGCGCTTCCATGGGCATCATCATAGTCACCACCATGGCCATCATCACGGACATCACCACAGCCATCATCGGCCGAACCATAGACATCGCGGCAGGGAACCTGAGAGCACAACTCCCATCACAGAGACACTCTCAACGCCAAATCCCTCATTTGACGTGAGATTTGATCGACAACCTTCCACTCCGGGATTTGTTCCTCTGCCACCATCGATGACCAGCCAGGTGGGAGCAGCTCTCTGTGTGGGACAGTTCAATTGCTCCAACGACTTCTGTGTGCCGCAGGATGCAATTTGCGATGGGAAGAATGACTGTGGGAACTGGAAGGATGAGTCTGATTGTGATCACATTGG CTTCGAAATGAGACTCTCCAGCGATCAGGGAGCAGCCCACGAGGGACGTTTGGAGGTGAAAGTTTTCGGGCAATGGGGCTACGTTTGTGATGACAAATTCGACATGCGGGATGCAGATGTAATCTGCCGGGAACTGGGATTCCCCCTGGGAGCTGCAGAAGTTCGTGGGAATTCCTACTATCCGCCGCATCAGAGTATGCTTCGTGGGGATGACAGTGCAATCTTCCTGGTGGACGAACTAGACTGTCGTGGTAGTGAGAAGTCGCTCCGGGAATGTGATTTCAGCGGTTGGGGCGTCCACGATTGCAATGCTGAGGAAGTCGTGGGAGTTGTGTGCAAAGTTCCCGTGATGACGTGCCCCCTGGACTACTGGCTGTGTGACACATCGCAGGAATGCATCCCAATGAGCTTCCTGTGTGACAACGTGCCGGACTGTACGGATCATTCGGATGAGGATCAGAAGCACTGTGCTGCAGCTGTGGAGGTGCGTCTTGTGGGTGGGCAGAGCAATCAAGAGGGACGTGTGGAGATTAAGTATCGTGAGATTTGGGGCACAATTTGCGATGATGATTTCAATGCCGAAGAAGCGGCTGTTGTTTGTCGATCTCTTGGCTTCCACGGGCCAGCACAGGTGCTGAAGAATACCTTTGGTCCGGGCAGTGGGATTATCTGGCTGGATCAGGTGGATTGTGTGGGCAATGAGACTTCCATTGAAGACTGCTCCCACTGGCATTGGGGAGAGCATAATTGCGCCCACACGGAAGACGTGGGGATCCGATGTTCACACGGACAACCAACGCAGTACAGCGGAAGGCATCTCAATACCCAACAGTTCTCTTCCCAGCTTGACTCGAGGATTTCTGTGACCATCCCTGAGGGGAGTATCAAAGTTCAATTCCCTCCAGCTGAATGTGGTCAGGTTAAGGTAACGCCCAGGGAGAATGAATGGGGCAGGAATGTTGGGTACAAAGTGATCAACGGCACACATGCTCAGCCGGGATTCCATCCCTGGCAGGCAGCCATCCGTGTTCGTGGTCAGGGGAAATCTTCCCATTGGTGTGGAGCAGTTCTCATCTCTGAGCAGCATCTCCTAACAGCTGCCCACTGTCTTGTGGGCTTCCCCAAGGGTGCCTACTTCATTCGCCTCGGTGATCATCACGCAGAAGTGGTGGAACCCACAGAGGTGGAGGCATTCATTGAGAATCTCTATATCCACGAGGACTTCCGCAGTGGGCATCACATGAACAACGACATTGCCATCATTGTACTGAAGAAGCCCGTTCCCTACACAGACTACATTCAGCCCATTTGTCTGCCCACACGGAACACCTACTACTTCCCAGGGATGACGTGCACCATCTCCGGCTGGGGATCAATCCAGTCCGGCAAGTCAA CTGCTTCCCTGGAGCTCAGAGCAGGCACAGTGCCGATTCTCTCAGACGACACCTGCCGGGAGCCCCATGTCTACGGGAATGTCATCACGGGTGGGATGTTCTGTGCTGGGAGTCTCGATGAAGGAGTTGATTCATGTATGGGTGATTCTGGTGGTGGACTTGTGTGCCAAAGTgaag GAATCCACAAGTTGTACGGAATCATCTCGTGGGGTCAGCACTGTGGCTATGCCAATAAACCCGGTGTGTACGTGAAGGTGGCGGAGTATATCGATTGGATTTGGGACAAACTCAACGGTACTGCTACTCCGGTTGCTCTCTGA
- the LOC129792436 gene encoding cytochrome c oxidase assembly protein COX18, mitochondrial translates to MYCVGNIAKFSGRSGRHLVPLLNNFQLDRKYGAPVQIQARHLSYTESISNLWMSLSKSVPVGYFQEALIKIHDTTGLPWWGTIILSTCLLRTVVTVPLTIYQNKIMARIELISMEMPEIAKELKRETAIAMKQLNWTEKEAKIMYAHSLKKQWTKLIVRENCHPAKTMIVLWGQIPLWIFQSMAIRNLVYMLPNPSSIQAQIVFAQLSLGGFLWIPNLTIPDASLILPVTLGLLNLAIVEVQSLSRVKQGGRLHNFATNFFRIFSIIMIPIASVVPSCLSLYWVSSSAFGLIQNLTMMSPKFRRIVGIPNTPSQLEHPYKHLADGVAQRCQKISSWLPKRS, encoded by the exons ATGTATTGTGTGGGGAATATTGCAAAGTTTTCCGGGAGATCCGGAAGGCATTTAGTTCCTTTGCTGAATAACTTCCAGCTGGACAGGAAGTATGGGGCACCCGTTCAAATTCAAGCCAGGCATTTGTCATACACAGAGTCAATCTCAAATTTGTGGATGTCTCTGTCAAAGAGCGTGCCAGTGGGTTACTTTCAAGAGGCTCTCATTAAGATTCACGACACAACGGGGCTACCCTGGTGGGGCACCATAATCCTGTCGACTTGTCTCTTGAGAACCGTCGTGACGGTTCCATTGACAATCTATCAGAACAAAATTATGGCCAGGATCGAGTTGATCTCCATGGAGATGCCAGAAATTGCTAAAGAACTGAAGCGTGAGACTGCAATTGCCATGAAGCAGCTCAACTGGACGGAGAAGGAGGCAAAGATCATGTATGCCCACTCG CTGAAGAAGCAATGGACAAAGCTAATTGTTAGAGAAAACTGCCATCCGGCCAAGACAATGATCGTCCTCTGGGGTCAAATTCCTCTCTGGATCTTCCAGTCAATGGCTATTCGTAATCTCGTCTACATGCTCCCGAATCCTTCTTCAATTCAAGCCCAAATTGTTTTTGCTCAACTGTCTCTTGGGGGATTTCTGTGGATCCCCAATCTCACCATCCCAGACGCCTCTTTGATCCTTCCTGTTACTCTTGGGCTCCTTAACTTGGCCATTGTGGAGGTGCAGTCGCTTTCACGCGTTAAGCAAGGAGGGCGTCTTCACAATTTCGCCACGAATTTCTTTCGCATCTTCAGCATCATCATGATCCCAATTGCCAGCGTTGTCCCATCT TGCTTAAGCCTCTACTGGGTCTCATCGAGCGCCTTTGGGCTCATTCAAAATCTCACGATGATGTCACCCAAATTCAGACGCATCGTGGGGATTCCCAACACCCCAAGTCAACTGGAACATCCGTACAAACATCTAGCGGATGGCGTTGCTCAGCGCTGccagaaaatttcctcctGGTTGCCGAAGAGAAGCTGA